The Euphorbia lathyris chromosome 3, ddEupLath1.1, whole genome shotgun sequence genome contains a region encoding:
- the LOC136224127 gene encoding uncharacterized protein isoform X1, with product MANQEQDKSTSRSRNSTDFYQVLGLDKECTPSDLRTAYKKLALKWHPDRCAASPGSSKLEKEEAKQNFQAIQKAYSVLSDDNKRFLYDVGLYDSDDDDENGMGGFLNEMAEMISQTKPNENRNESFEELQELFEEMFHDDIASFEAIDTSSYSGSSSSSSNQNSTGMMNFGGNEAGMMNFGGNEAENSSSFSCHHPQKFCLGVEHQQSFKKGKAARKGIQGIGGGSSRRTNGSFIWH from the exons ATGGCTAACCAAGAACAAGATAAAAGCACAAGCAGAAGCAGAAACAGCACAGATTTCTATCAAGTTTTGGGGTTGGATAAGGAATGCACTCCCTCTGACCTTAGGACTGCATATAAAAAACTTGCACTG AAATGGCACCCAGATCGGTGTGCGGCGTCACCAGGGAGTTCAAAGTTGGAGAAAGAAGAAGCAAAACAGAATTTTCAGGCAATACAAAAGGCCTATTCTG TTCTCTCTGACGACAACAAGAGGTTCTTGTACGATGTAGGTCTTTATGACAGTGATGATGACGACGAAAAT GGAATGGGTGGTTTTCTTAATGAAATGGCAGAGATGATAAGCCAAACAAAGCCTAAT GAAAATAGAAATGAGAGTTTTGAGGAATTGCAAGAGCTGTTTGAAGAAATGTTTCATGATGACATAGCTTCATTTGAAGCTATTGATACCTCTTCTTATAGCGGAAGTTCAAGCTCGAGCAGCAATCAGAATTCGACCGGGATGATGAATTTCGGGGGGAATGAGGCTGGGATGATGAATTTCGGGGGGAATGAGGCGGAGAATTCGTCTAGCTTCAGTTGTCATCATCCCCAGAAATTTTGTTTAGGG GTGGAACATCAACAAAGTTTCAAGAAGGGGAAAGCAGCCAGAAAAGGAATTCAAGGAATCGGAGGAGGCAGTAGTCGTCGGACAAATGGTAGTTTTATCTGGCATTGA
- the LOC136224127 gene encoding uncharacterized protein isoform X2, which translates to MANQEQDKSTSRSRNSTDFYQVLGLDKECTPSDLRTAYKKLALKWHPDRCAASPGSSKLEKEEAKQNFQAIQKAYSVLSDDNKRFLYDVGLYDSDDDDENGMGGFLNEMAEMISQTKPNENRNESFEELQELFEEMFHDDIASFEAIDTSSYSGSSSSSSNQNSTGMMNFGGNEAGMMNFGGNEAENSSSFSCHHPQKFCLGSGGTSTKFQEGESSQKRNSRNRRRQ; encoded by the exons ATGGCTAACCAAGAACAAGATAAAAGCACAAGCAGAAGCAGAAACAGCACAGATTTCTATCAAGTTTTGGGGTTGGATAAGGAATGCACTCCCTCTGACCTTAGGACTGCATATAAAAAACTTGCACTG AAATGGCACCCAGATCGGTGTGCGGCGTCACCAGGGAGTTCAAAGTTGGAGAAAGAAGAAGCAAAACAGAATTTTCAGGCAATACAAAAGGCCTATTCTG TTCTCTCTGACGACAACAAGAGGTTCTTGTACGATGTAGGTCTTTATGACAGTGATGATGACGACGAAAAT GGAATGGGTGGTTTTCTTAATGAAATGGCAGAGATGATAAGCCAAACAAAGCCTAAT GAAAATAGAAATGAGAGTTTTGAGGAATTGCAAGAGCTGTTTGAAGAAATGTTTCATGATGACATAGCTTCATTTGAAGCTATTGATACCTCTTCTTATAGCGGAAGTTCAAGCTCGAGCAGCAATCAGAATTCGACCGGGATGATGAATTTCGGGGGGAATGAGGCTGGGATGATGAATTTCGGGGGGAATGAGGCGGAGAATTCGTCTAGCTTCAGTTGTCATCATCCCCAGAAATTTTGTTTAGGG TCAGGTGGAACATCAACAAAGTTTCAAGAAGGGGAAAGCAGCCAGAAAAGGAATTCAAGGAATCGGAGGAGGCAGTAG